From the Lathyrus oleraceus cultivar Zhongwan6 chromosome 4, CAAS_Psat_ZW6_1.0, whole genome shotgun sequence genome, one window contains:
- the LOC127138642 gene encoding uncharacterized protein LOC127138642: MEDFRSKSYGDGRMQIEPYSAAAAAAPSNGATATSVYGMQDLRCYSASYASSVHPAQTQNQMSNISDVKFKKGKSTNGSASKSWSFSDPEMQRKKRVASYKVYSVEGKLKGSIRKSFKWIKDRCNRVVHGW; encoded by the coding sequence ATGGAAGATTTCAGATCCAAATCGTACGGTGATGGAAGGATGCAAATTGAACCCTActcagcagcagcagcagcagcacCTTCCAATGGAGCTACAGCTACTAGTGTTTACGGTATGCAAGATCTGCGTTGTTACAGTGCTTCTTATGCTTCCTCTGTTCATCCAGCACAAACACAGAACCAGATGAGTAATATCAGCGATGTTAAGTTCAAGAAAGGAAAATCAACGAACGGTTCGGCTTCGAAAAGTTGGAGCTTTAGTGATCCTGAGATGCAGAGGAAAAAAAGAGTTGCTAGTTACAAAGTTTATTCGGTTGAAGGTAAACTCAAAGGTTCCATTAGGAAGAGTTTTAAATGGATTAAAGATAGGTGCAACAGAGTTGTTCATGGTTGGTAG